From a region of the Helicobacter hepaticus ATCC 51449 genome:
- a CDS encoding chaperone NapD translates to MNISSIVVKTTQESFESVKNAIKEIQGCEIYIEDKATNQLIVVIESQNTEEEVAINKHIESMAGVMSANMHYAYQEDEINAQLKSIDGGISEFLNNDSIPAENIAYSGSIAHLMGKKRK, encoded by the coding sequence ATGAATATCTCAAGTATCGTTGTGAAAACTACTCAAGAAAGTTTTGAATCTGTAAAAAATGCTATTAAAGAAATACAGGGTTGTGAAATATATATTGAAGACAAAGCTACAAATCAGCTTATTGTCGTTATAGAATCTCAAAACACCGAAGAAGAAGTAGCTATTAACAAACATATAGAATCTATGGCGGGAGTAATGAGCGCAAATATGCACTATGCCTATCAAGAAGATGAGATTAACGCACAACTTAAATCCATAGATGGTGGTATAAGCGAGTTTCTCAATAATGATTCTATCCCTGCTGAAAATATTGCTTACTCTGGTTCTATAGCACATCTTATGGGGAAAAAGCGCAAATAA